The Puniceicoccus vermicola genome contains the following window.
AAGCCCACACAAGAGACCTACATCAAAGCCGGTATCTACGAAGGCGACGCTACCGACGATAATCATGGGGTCGATTTCGACTTCGGAGACAACGGCGTCTTCATGATCACCGAATTGGGCCTCCGTCCCGAAGAAGGACTTTTGTCCCTTCCCGCACGCTACAGTGTCGGGGCCTACTACCACACCGGAGATTTTGCTGACGTGGCTACCGACGTAAATGGCAACAACCTCTTCGTCAGCGGGCTTCCCGGTCGCGAGGATTCCAATCAGCAGGGTTACTACACCATCATCGAGCAAGGACTCTATCGGGAAGAAGCCGGATCCGACCAAGGTCTTACCGGGATCTTCACCTTCGTCCTCTCTCCTGAACTCGATAAGAGTGACATGCCCTACTTCATGAATGCTGGAATGGTTTATAAAGGTCTCTTCAACGGACGTCCGAACGACCAAACCGCCTTCGGTTTCTACACCGCCTGGTTTAGCAAAGACAAGCGCGACGCTCAGGAAGCCGCCGGGATCGAAGGTCAAAAAGCGGAAACGGGCATCGAACTGAACCATCAGTTCCAGTTCACCCCGTATTTCTATCTTCGCCCCGATATCCAATACATCGTCAACCCGAACGGCCTCTCTTCGATCGATGATGCCTTAGTTTTGGGTTGCGAAATCGGCGTCACCTTCTAAGATCTCCATCATATAAGTTTCTACCCCCCTCAATCAACATACACGAAGGCCGGACACTCTGATTTTCAGGGGTCCGGCCTTCACTTTGGCTGGAGAAGAAACGGGTCTCGATCGAGGAAAAGGTGGGAACGGAATGGCGAAAGCCATTTCGAGGATTCGGCAAATTAAGAACGAGAGCTGCGGCACTACTCCCGTACCCCAGGCTTCCAGCCCGTGGCGCGAGTCGAGAGCTGGAAGCTCTCGCTACTTTGGACATCCACGTTCTCGCATGACTTTAGTCGTGCGATTCCTGCAGCGCGATACGCATCTAGCGTTCAGGAATGACGCGGCCGAGAGGCCACCATGATGAGCCCCGGCTACCTTCAACTCCAGGCGGGGGCGCAGCTGAAGCTGCGGCCCTACTCCCGTACCCCAGGCTTCCAGCCTGTGCCGCGAATCGAGAGCTGGAAGCTCTCGCTACTTTGGGCATCCACGTTCTCGCATG
Protein-coding sequences here:
- a CDS encoding carbohydrate porin, with the protein product MSYTQKLLTGLVLGSIGTTAVFADCENCPKPGKHPQPQFDAGDYLTGGWGGHREKLMDQGIDIGIGYTAEPEWNPVGGEDQSATYVHNIGVSALFDFEKLMGIPNTTFLIQGSQRSGNSLTEDAIGNAISVQQLYGGGQTYRLVEMRISNDFYEDRLHFSYGRLSTTNDFMTSPYYCQFVTNGFCGQPTSPFFNMSNGISAYPIAVWGAMTEFKPTQETYIKAGIYEGDATDDNHGVDFDFGDNGVFMITELGLRPEEGLLSLPARYSVGAYYHTGDFADVATDVNGNNLFVSGLPGREDSNQQGYYTIIEQGLYREEAGSDQGLTGIFTFVLSPELDKSDMPYFMNAGMVYKGLFNGRPNDQTAFGFYTAWFSKDKRDAQEAAGIEGQKAETGIELNHQFQFTPYFYLRPDIQYIVNPNGLSSIDDALVLGCEIGVTF